CACAGCCCATCCTCGCCACTCCATACCCACTGCCTCAGCCTTAGCCCGTTCATCATACCCTCTATGCTCTTGTAGCCTCTCACTGTCTTGTATCTTATCTTGCTTCTCCCTATCATCCGCTCCGTACAGTTGTTCGTCTCCGGAAGTCCTCTTGCGCTTTTGTGTCTCCTCAGACTCCTCCACTTGTCGCTCAACTCCACCACCAGCCGTCTCAACTCAGCATCCTCCCTCACATTGCGCTCCATACTCATCAACTCCGCGCCTCCACCCTCAGGCAGCTCGCTCAGCAACAGCCATATCCGCGCCTTGTGCCAGTCCCAACCCTCTATCTCGTTCAGGCGCCTTCTCACATTCTTCCTCACATGAGCCAGACATATCTGATGCTCCAGCCCCAACTCCTCCACCACAGGCTTGTATGTGTTCAGATCATCGCTCACTATCGCCTTCACTCCGAACTTGTCCACATACCCACTCAACCACTCCGTAAAGCCAGCCCGGTCTCGCTCCACAAGAAGGTCTATCCCCAACAACCTGCCACGCTCCGCATCCATCACGAACCCGACGACTGCCTTCTCTCCCTTCAACTTCACCACAGCCTCGTCCGCTCCCACTACCTCTACCCGCGCCCTCAAGCCACCACTGAGCGCCCTCATCGCTCCCACTCCCGCTTCCTGAACATCCCTCCAACTGCTCATCCTAGACAACGCGCTTCCCAGAGCAGTCAGCAAGTTGCTCACAGACCTGTGCGACAGTCCCAGCGCCCAGCTCAGCGCCGACAATGCCCTAAGCCTCTTGCTCTGAATATGTCTGTCCACTCCTTCAGGGTAACGCCTCAATGTCCTGCCGCAGGCGACGCACCTGTATCTAACCACCGTTACCCGACTAATGTAGAGGCCCTTTATCGCCTTCTCCACCTGTCCGTGCTTGTGGAATGTGACTCCTCCGCAACGCGGACACGTTGATGGGGGAGCGTCCGGCCTCTGCTTGACCTCAGGCAGCGTGAATCGTATTCTGGGCATCGGCGGGGACTCCAAGTTCTGCGTTGTGCAATCAGAACTTTATCAGGATTCCCCGCTTC
This DNA window, taken from Chloroflexota bacterium, encodes the following:
- a CDS encoding transposase; this translates as MPRIRFTLPEVKQRPDAPPSTCPRCGGVTFHKHGQVEKAIKGLYISRVTVVRYRCVACGRTLRRYPEGVDRHIQSKRLRALSALSWALGLSHRSVSNLLTALGSALSRMSSWRDVQEAGVGAMRALSGGLRARVEVVGADEAVVKLKGEKAVVGFVMDAERGRLLGIDLLVERDRAGFTEWLSGYVDKFGVKAIVSDDLNTYKPVVEELGLEHQICLAHVRKNVRRRLNEIEGWDWHKARIWLLLSELPEGGGAELMSMERNVREDAELRRLVVELSDKWRSLRRHKSARGLPETNNCTERMIGRSKIRYKTVRGYKSIEGMMNGLRLRQWVWSGEDGLCVGELVNA